GCGCCGTTTCGTCGCGCCGCCGCCGCATGGGGTGTTGTGCAAAAGCACTATGACTATGCTGACAATGGCCTGCGTTGGATGCACCGCGTGCATGGTGATGATCGTTTTAAGCCGGCTTTTTGGAATGCCGCTCAATTAATCGCGCCTGAGATTGTGGCCACCGCCGGGCCCGTCGAGCAACCACGTTGGGTGCGTTTATTCGGCCCGTCCTCCACGATTCCTAATTTGAGTTTCTACACTGCGCTGCTAGACGAGCAAATCAGCTTCAAAAACAAGCTGGTATTCATTGGTGCACGCCACTCAGTCGCCATGCCCGGAGCGGGGCGCGACGTCTATCGATCACCTTACCTCAGAGATTCCGAAGGGGAGATGACTGGTGTGGAAATGCAGGCCACCATGGTGCGTAACTTACTCACCGAGTCGTGGTTCGACTGGGCCGATCACGGCACATTGTTGGCTATCGTACTAATTAGCACACTGCTGCTCACGCTCATTGTGAACACACTTGGTGCACGGCTCTCTCTCGTCGGCTGTCTTTGTTTTATTCTCTGTAGTGCGATCTTTTCGATCTGGTGGATTCACTCTCAAGGTATTTTCTTTGCGTGGTTGGTGCCTGCTTTTGTGCAAGCGCCGGTGGCCTTCGGTTATTCTGCAATCTGCAATTATTGCTTCTTGGAGCGCAAGCGGAACCGCTTGAAACGTATCTTCGCCTCCTATCTATCGCCAGTCATGGTGGAGCGTATCGCCGATGCTGAAGAAGAGCCGCAACTCGGAGGTGAAGAGGCGAATATCACGCCATTCTTTAGCGATGTGGCCGATTACTCGAAATTCTCCGAGCTGTTGTCTCCGATGGATCTGACTCAGTTGATGAATGAGTATCTCGGAGCGATGACCGATGTCTTGCAGGACGAAGGGGGGACACTTGATAAGTATGTGGGGGATGCGATTGTCGCAATCTTCGGCGCACCGTTACACACCGCCGATCACGCTTATAAAGCATGTCGCTCCGCAGTACGTATGCAGCAAGTGCAAGAGGAATTGCGACAACGATGGTCCCAGGATAAAGGGCGCTGGCCTGAGACTGTCTGCCAGATGCGAACTCGTATTGGACTGAATACTGGTCACGCGGTGGTCGGCAACATGGGATCTACCATCCGTTTCAACTACAGCATGAGTGGTGATTCGGTCAACCTCGCGGCTCGCTGTGAGTCGAGCGCAAAGCACTTTGGCGTTTATACCATGGTGACCCAAGCCACTCGGGACGCCGCCTCTGAAATTGAAAACCACGGCCTAGTCTTTCGGCGGATTAACCG
The nucleotide sequence above comes from Coraliomargarita algicola. Encoded proteins:
- a CDS encoding adenylate/guanylate cyclase domain-containing protein produces the protein MLPRIARYFVPRKRNWQWLIQVPLGFLFVFFVGIACTQWAPANYFERKSHDLFHVFEWFDEGHPVYPLEDFLIIYVDDLSQKELQQPWDRPWDRKLHADLLHKIRQDEPQLVFYDMVFDMPSSDAEADADFEAEIAACGKVVLGASNQRYYFPGNAEPAEQLFVPYAPFRRAAAAWGVVQKHYDYADNGLRWMHRVHGDDRFKPAFWNAAQLIAPEIVATAGPVEQPRWVRLFGPSSTIPNLSFYTALLDEQISFKNKLVFIGARHSVAMPGAGRDVYRSPYLRDSEGEMTGVEMQATMVRNLLTESWFDWADHGTLLAIVLISTLLLTLIVNTLGARLSLVGCLCFILCSAIFSIWWIHSQGIFFAWLVPAFVQAPVAFGYSAICNYCFLERKRNRLKRIFASYLSPVMVERIADAEEEPQLGGEEANITPFFSDVADYSKFSELLSPMDLTQLMNEYLGAMTDVLQDEGGTLDKYVGDAIVAIFGAPLHTADHAYKACRSAVRMQQVQEELRQRWSQDKGRWPETVCQMRTRIGLNTGHAVVGNMGSTIRFNYSMSGDSVNLAARCESSAKHFGVYTMVTQATRDAASEIENHGLVFRRINRCTVLGRKEPVTFYELMGFEADMSDRQLQCREYYEHALAAYLRRDWARAVEYLNQSIPLERFQARSEPHIMLNPSLLLMQTCQNYMNQAPPVDWDGVYNLPSK